One window of Mangrovibacterium diazotrophicum genomic DNA carries:
- a CDS encoding DUF1761 family protein — MTKKLLLSGLAGGVVFFLLGWVFYGMLFGEFFANNAGSATGVYKSDEEMNLLLLFLGNLASGYLLAFIFGCWGTVKSALDGTSKGFIIGILIGLGFDFVMYSTSNLMNFTAVIVDIIIYGVMTAVAGAVVGGILSNSKKSKQA; from the coding sequence ATGACGAAGAAACTTCTACTTTCAGGATTGGCAGGTGGAGTCGTGTTTTTCCTGCTTGGATGGGTATTCTACGGAATGTTATTCGGAGAATTCTTCGCCAACAACGCCGGCTCGGCAACCGGAGTTTACAAATCCGACGAGGAAATGAATCTCTTGTTATTATTCCTCGGAAACCTGGCTTCCGGTTATTTACTTGCCTTCATTTTTGGTTGCTGGGGCACGGTCAAATCAGCCCTGGATGGTACTTCAAAAGGATTTATTATCGGCATACTCATTGGACTTGGATTTGACTTTGTGATGTATTCAACATCGAATCTTATGAACTTCACAGCGGTAATTGTTGATATCATTATTTATGGCGTAATGACAGCAGTTGCCGGCGCCGTGGTGGGCGGTATTCTAAGCAATAGTAAAAAATCAAAACAAGCCTGA
- a CDS encoding YtxH domain-containing protein: MSSGKVVLGMLAGLAAGAMLGILFAPDKGTETRRKIAEKGEDYLDDMKDKVNDLMDDLHEQVDSAKAKVKDLENKLHKKVKEETSAN, encoded by the coding sequence ATGAGTTCAGGAAAAGTTGTACTAGGCATGCTGGCAGGATTGGCTGCCGGAGCGATGTTGGGCATTCTATTCGCACCCGACAAAGGCACAGAAACCAGACGTAAAATTGCCGAAAAAGGAGAAGACTACTTGGATGACATGAAAGACAAGGTAAATGACCTGATGGATGATTTACACGAACAAGTCGACTCCGCAAAAGCAAAGGTAAAAGACCTGGAAAACAAACTCCACAAAAAAGTTAAAGAAGAAACATCTGCGAATTAG
- a CDS encoding head GIN domain-containing protein gives MKKTILFSGIFVLTILLHSCILLGPSVKGDGDVTEETRQISGFEKIEASTGLEVLLIPDSTEFVIVETDENLHEHIQTELSHKTLKIFTESRIRWAKSKKVKVHYITLNELKSSSGAQVRSEGSIETRDIEVHASSGSQQHLEVIAKTVDGRCSSGAHIYVSGKSERADLKASSGAHLKAGDLWTSKCDADASSGAHIWIAVSDELNAEASSGGHVYYSGNPEKTNGHSSSGGVISKD, from the coding sequence ATGAAAAAAACGATTCTCTTTTCAGGCATTTTCGTATTAACAATCCTTCTTCATTCGTGCATTTTACTGGGACCTTCCGTGAAAGGTGACGGCGATGTGACCGAAGAAACGCGGCAAATATCCGGATTTGAAAAGATTGAAGCATCCACCGGGCTGGAGGTTCTCCTTATTCCTGACTCAACCGAATTTGTCATTGTCGAAACCGACGAAAATCTGCACGAGCACATCCAGACAGAGTTATCACACAAAACATTGAAGATTTTTACCGAAAGTCGCATCCGCTGGGCGAAATCGAAAAAGGTAAAAGTGCATTATATTACATTGAATGAGCTGAAATCTTCTTCCGGTGCCCAGGTCAGAAGCGAGGGATCTATCGAGACGAGAGATATTGAGGTCCACGCCTCTTCAGGGAGCCAACAACACCTGGAAGTTATCGCAAAAACAGTTGACGGACGATGTTCATCGGGCGCCCACATCTACGTATCGGGGAAGAGTGAACGCGCAGACCTGAAAGCATCGTCCGGCGCACATTTGAAGGCAGGTGACCTTTGGACGAGCAAATGCGACGCTGATGCATCAAGCGGAGCCCATATATGGATTGCTGTTAGCGACGAACTAAACGCTGAAGCATCAAGCGGGGGGCACGTTTACTATTCCGGAAATCCGGAGAAAACAAATGGACACAGCTCATCGGGCGGTGTGATTTCAAAAGATTGA
- a CDS encoding succinate dehydrogenase/fumarate reductase iron-sulfur subunit, giving the protein MEKTINLTLKVWRQNGPKEKGRFETYKLDNISTDSSFLEMMDILNEQLISENKEPVAFDHDCREGICGMCSLYINGRPHGPDDDVTTCQLHMRKFKNGETVTIEPWRAAAFPVIKDLMVDRSAFDKIIAAGGYVSVSTGGVPDANAIPIPKVDADEAMDSASCIGCGACVAACKNSSAMLFVSAKVSQLALLPQGRVEAKRRAKAMVSKMDELGFGGCTNTGACEVECPKNISITNIARLNRQYLISRFSE; this is encoded by the coding sequence ATGGAAAAAACAATAAATCTCACGTTAAAGGTTTGGCGTCAGAACGGTCCCAAAGAAAAAGGCCGTTTTGAAACCTACAAATTAGATAATATCTCTACTGATAGCTCATTCCTCGAAATGATGGACATTTTAAATGAGCAGTTGATCAGTGAAAATAAAGAACCGGTGGCTTTCGACCACGACTGTCGCGAAGGTATTTGCGGTATGTGCTCGTTGTACATCAACGGACGCCCGCACGGACCAGATGACGATGTGACTACTTGCCAGTTGCACATGCGTAAGTTTAAAAATGGCGAAACTGTAACAATCGAGCCATGGAGAGCTGCTGCTTTCCCTGTAATTAAAGACTTGATGGTTGACCGTTCTGCTTTCGATAAAATTATTGCAGCCGGTGGTTATGTATCTGTTTCAACAGGTGGTGTGCCTGATGCAAACGCAATTCCAATTCCAAAGGTTGATGCTGACGAAGCAATGGACTCAGCTTCATGTATTGGTTGCGGCGCTTGTGTTGCAGCATGTAAAAACTCATCAGCGATGCTTTTCGTTTCAGCTAAAGTGAGCCAATTGGCATTGTTGCCACAGGGTCGTGTTGAAGCTAAACGTCGTGCAAAAGCGATGGTTTCTAAAATGGATGAACTCGGTTTCGGTGGTTGTACCAATACAGGAGCATGTGAAGTTGAATGTCCGAAGAACATTTCAATTACAAACATCGCCCGTTTGAACCGTCAGTACCTGATTTCTCGTTTTTCAGAATAG
- a CDS encoding head GIN domain-containing protein: MKTITLRKLPLLLLLLSISIWANAEKSNTQSRNVASFSKISVSSGIDLYLTQGTTESVRVEADADLIDKIITEVNGETLRIYVKNTSAWNWGWNKTRKVYVTFDDLSSLDASAGSDVEAKGEVKVEKINISASSGSDVEFERLFAQSVRVEASSGADAEVAGETKNLTVDSSSGSDIDCEDLLSEVCKASASSGSDITVYVTQSLEANASSGGDISYKGNPSQKDIDESSGGDVSSF, translated from the coding sequence ATGAAAACAATTACACTCAGAAAACTACCGCTACTACTCTTGCTTTTGTCCATCTCGATATGGGCAAACGCAGAGAAAAGTAATACACAATCCCGCAATGTTGCCTCGTTCAGTAAAATCAGCGTTTCCAGCGGCATCGACCTCTATCTGACACAAGGAACAACCGAGAGTGTCCGGGTTGAAGCCGACGCCGATCTGATTGACAAAATCATCACCGAAGTGAACGGCGAAACCCTCCGAATCTACGTGAAGAACACCAGCGCGTGGAATTGGGGATGGAACAAAACCCGCAAAGTGTACGTCACCTTTGACGACTTAAGCTCTCTGGATGCGTCAGCAGGGTCAGACGTTGAAGCCAAGGGCGAAGTGAAAGTTGAGAAAATCAACATCTCGGCCAGCAGCGGATCAGACGTTGAATTCGAACGACTTTTTGCTCAAAGCGTGCGCGTTGAAGCAAGCAGCGGTGCCGACGCTGAGGTCGCCGGAGAAACAAAGAATTTGACGGTCGATTCTTCAAGTGGCAGCGATATCGATTGCGAAGACCTGCTCTCTGAAGTTTGCAAAGCAAGTGCCTCAAGCGGCTCCGATATTACGGTCTATGTAACCCAATCGCTGGAAGCCAACGCCAGTAGCGGGGGCGACATCAGCTATAAAGGAAATCCTTCACAAAAGGACATCGACGAATCGAGCGGTGGCGATGTAAGTTCATTTTAA